A genomic stretch from Patagioenas fasciata isolate bPatFas1 chromosome 8, bPatFas1.hap1, whole genome shotgun sequence includes:
- the VCL gene encoding vinculin isoform X2 codes for MPVFHTRTIESILEPVAQQISHLVIMHEEGEVDGKAIPDLTAPVSAVQAAVSNLVRVGKETVQTTEDQILKRDMPPAFIKVENACTKLVQAAQMLQADPYSVPARDYLIDGSRGILSGTSDLLLTFDEAEVRKIIRVCKGILEYLTVAEVVETMEDLVTYTKNLGPGMTKMAKMIDERQQELTHQEHRVMLVNSMNTVKELLPVLISAMKIFVTTKNSKSQGIEEALKNRNFTVEKMSAEINEIIRVLQLTSWDEDAWASKDTEAMKRALALIDSKMNQAKGWLRDPNAPPGDAGEQAIRQILDEAGKAGELCAGKERREILGTCKTLGQITDQLSDLRARGQGATPMAMQKAQQVSQGLDLLTAKVENAARKLEAMTNSKQAIAKKIDAAQNWLADPNGGSEGEEHIRGIMAEARKVAELCEEPKERDDILRSLGEISALTAKLSDLRRHGKGDSPEARTLAKQIATALQNLQSKTNRAVANTRPVKAAVHLEGKIEQAQRWIDNPTVADRGVGQAAIRGLVAEGRRLANVMMGPYRQDLLAKCDRVDQLAAQLADLAARGEGESPQARAIAAQLQDSLKDLKTRMQEAMTQEVSDIFSDTTTPIKLLAVAATAPSDAPNREEVFEERAANFENHAARLGATAEKAAAVGTANKTTVEGIQATVKSARELTPQVVSAARILLRNPGNQAAYEHFETMKNQWIDNVEKMTGLVDEAIDTKSLLDASEEAIKKDLDKCKVAMANMQPQMLVAGATSIARRANRILLVAKREVENSEDPKFREAVKAASDELSKTISPMVMDAKAVAGNISDPGLQKSFLDSGYRILGAVAKVREAFQPQEPDFPPPPPDLEQLHLTDELAPPKPPLPEGEVPPPRPPPPEEKDEEFPEQKAGEAINQPMMMAARQLHDEARKWSSKPDVTVINEAAESVDIDDEDDADVEFTLPSDTEDDYEPELLLMPTNQPVNQPILAAAQSLHREATKWSSKGNDIIAAAKRMALLMAEMSRLVRGGSGNKRALIQCAKDIAKASDEVTRLAKEVAKQCTDKRIRTNLLQVCERIPTISTQLKILSTVKATMLGRTNISDEESEQATEMLVHNAQNLMQSVKETVREAEAASIKIRTDAGFTLRWVRKTPWYQ; via the exons GTTGGAAAAGAGACTGTGCAGACAACAGAAGACCAGATCTTGAAAAGGGATATGCCACCAGCATTTATCAA AGTGGAGAATGCCTGTACCAAACTTGTTCAGGCAGCCCAGATGCTGCAAGCAGATCCTTATTCAGTACCAGCTCGTGACTATCTAATTGATGGATCAAGAGGCATCCTGTCTGGAACATCAGACTTACTTCTGACATTTGATGAAGCAGAG GTCCGTAAAATCATCCGTGTCTGCAAAGGAATATTGGAATATCTGACGGTGGCAGAAGTAGTAGAGACTATGGAGGATTTGGTTACATACACAAAGAATCTAGGGCCAG GAATGACAAAGATGGCCAAAATGATTGATGAGAGGCAACAGGAGTTAACTCATCAGGAACATAGGGTGATGCTGGTAAACTCCATGAATACTGTGAAGGAGCTACTGCCAGTACTTATTTCAG CTATGAAGATTTTCGTAACCACAAAAAATTCTAAAAGCCAGGGAATAGAAGAGGCATTGAAAAATCGCAATTTCACAGTAGAGAAAATGAGTGCTGAGATAAATGAAATAATCCGTGTATTACAACTCACTTCCTGGGATGAAGATGCATGGGCGAGCAAG GACACTGAAGCCATGAAAAGAGCTCTAGCCTTAATAGATTCAAAGATGAACCAGGCAAAAGGTTGGCTGAGAGATCCAAATGCACCTCCAG GAGATGCTGGTGAGCAAGCAATAAGACAGATCCTTGATGAAGCTGGAAAAGCAGGAGAACTGTGTGCAGGCAAAGAACGCAGAGAGATTCTGGGAACATGCAAAACGCTGGGCCAGATAACTGATCAGCTGTCTGACCTCCGAGCTAG AGGACAGGGTGCTACCCCCATGGCCATGCAGAAGGCGCAGCAGGTGTCACAGGGTTTGGATTTGCTCACTGCGAAAGTGGAGAATGCAGCCCGCAAATTGGAGGCCATGACAAACTCTAAGCAGGCAATTGCTAAGAAGATTGATGCTGCTCAG AATTGGCTTGCAGATCCTAATGGGGGCAGTGAAGGAGAAGAACATATTCGGGGAATTATGGCTGAAGCAAGGAAAGTTGCTGAATTATGTGAGGAGCCTAAAGAAAGAGATGATATCCTTCGTTCTTTGGGGGAAATCTCTGCTTTGACAGCTAAGCTATCAGATCTGCGGCGACA TGGGAAAGGTGACTCTCCTGAGGCCCGTACATTGGCTAAGCAAATAGCTACAGCGCTTCAGAATTTACAGTCTAAAACAAACAGGGCTGTAGCAAATACGAGGCCAGTTAAAGCAGCCGTCCATTTGGAGGGCAAGATCGAGCAAGCACAGAGGTGGATAGACAATCCTACAGTTGCTGATCGGGGAGTAG GCCAGGCAGCAATTCGGGGTCTGGTTGCAGAAGGCCGTCGTTTAGCCAATGTCATGATGGGACCTTATCGTCAAGACCTGCTTGCCAAATGTGACCGTGTGGACCAGCTGGCTGCTCAGCTGGCTGACCTTGCAGcgagaggggagggagagtctcCTCAGGCCAGGGCAATTGCTGCTCAGCTCCAGGACTCACTGAAG gatcTTAAAACACGGATGCAAGAGGCAATGACCCAAGAGGTTTCTGATATTTTCAGTGACACCACAACTCCTATTAAATTGCTAGCAGTAGCAGCCACTGCTCCTTCCGATGCTCCCAATAGAGAAGAG GTGTTTGAGGAAAGAGCAGCAAACTTTGAAAACCATGCTGCTAGACTGGGAGCTACAGCAGAAAAAGCAGCTGCAGTTGGAACTGCGAATAAAACTACCGTGGAGGGCATCCAAGCAACAGTGAAGTCAGCAAGGGAACTTACCCCACAG GTAGTATCAGCTGCTCGTATCCTCCTGAGAAATCCTGGAAATCAAGCTGCTTATGAACATTTTGAGACAATGAAAAACCAATGGATTGATAATGTAGAAAAAATGACAG GGCTGGTGGATGAAGCCATTGATACAAAATCTCTGTTGGATGCATCAGAAGAGGCTATTAAGAAAGATCTTGATAAATGTAAAGTTGCGATGGCTAATATGCAACCTCAGATGCTGGTAGCTGGTGCCACCAGCATTGCTAGACGAGCAAACCGCATCCTACTAGTAGCAAAACGGGAGGTTGAAAATTCAGAAGACCCTAAATTCCGTGAGGCTGTTAAAGCAGCCTCTGATGAGCTGAGCAAAACCATATCACCAATGGTAATGGATGCTAAAGCTGTGGCAGGAAACATTTCCGATCCTG GTTTGCAGAAGAGTTTCTTGGATTCTGGATACAGAATTCTGGGAGCTGTGGCCAAAGTTAGAGAGGCCTTCCAGCCTCAGGAACCAgactttccccctcctcctcctgacCTTGAGCAGCTTCAT ctGACTGATGAACTTGCTCCTCCAAAACCACCACTTCCAGAAGGTGAGGTTCCCCCACCCAGACCTCCACCACCTGAAGAAAAGGATGAAGAGTTCCCAGAGCAGAAAGCGGGAGAAGCTATTAATCAGCCAATGATGATGGCTGCTAGGCAGTTGCATGATGAAGCCCGGAAATGGTCTAGCAAG CCTGATGTGACTGTGATTAATGAAGCGGCTGAGTCTGTAGATatagatgatgaggatgatgcaGATGTTGAATTCACTCTCCCCTCTGACACTGAAGATGATTACGAGCCTGAGCTGCTGTTAATGCCAACCAATCAGCCTGTTAACCAGCCCATTCTGGCTGCTGCTCAGTCTCTACATCGGGAAGCAACCAAGTGGTCTAGTAAG GGTAATGACATCATTGCTGCTGCTAAACGAATGGCGCTGCTAATGGCGGAGATGTCGCGCCTGGTGAGAGGAGGCAGTGGAAACAAGCGTGCCCTTATTCAGTGTGCAAAGGATATTGCTAAGGCATCAGATGAAGTCACTCGGTTAGCCAAAGAGGTGGCAAAGCAGTGCACTGACAAGCGCATCAGAACAAACCTCTTGCAG GTCTGTGAGCGAATCCCAACCATCAGCACACAACTCAAAATTCTTTCCACTGTCAAAGCCACCATGCTGGGCAGAACTAATATCAGTGATGAAGAGTCGGAACAG GCAACTGAGATGTTGGTTCATAATGCCCAGAATCTCATGCAGTCTGTGAAGGAAACTGTGAGAGAAGCTGAAGCAGCATCCATTAAAATAAGAACAGATGCTGGATTCACTCTTCGCTGGGTCAGAAAGACCCCATGGTATCAGTAA
- the VCL gene encoding vinculin isoform X4, with translation MPVFHTRTIESILEPVAQQISHLVIMHEEGEVDGKAIPDLTAPVSAVQAAVSNLVRVGKETVQTTEDQILKRDMPPAFIKVENACTKLVQAAQMLQADPYSVPARDYLIDGSRGILSGTSDLLLTFDEAEVRKIIRVCKGILEYLTVAEVVETMEDLVTYTKNLGPGMTKMAKMIDERQQELTHQEHRVMLVNSMNTVKELLPVLISAMKIFVTTKNSKSQGIEEALKNRNFTVEKMSAEINEIIRVLQLTSWDEDAWASKDTEAMKRALALIDSKMNQAKGWLRDPNAPPGDAGEQAIRQILDEAGKAGELCAGKERREILGTCKTLGQITDQLSDLRARGQGATPMAMQKAQQVSQGLDLLTAKVENAARKLEAMTNSKQAIAKKIDAAQNWLADPNGGSEGEEHIRGIMAEARKVAELCEEPKERDDILRSLGEISALTAKLSDLRRHGKGDSPEARTLAKQIATALQNLQSKTNRAVANTRPVKAAVHLEGKIEQAQRWIDNPTVADRGVGQAAIRGLVAEGRRLANVMMGPYRQDLLAKCDRVDQLAAQLADLAARGEGESPQARAIAAQLQDSLKDLKTRMQEAMTQEVSDIFSDTTTPIKLLAVAATAPSDAPNREEVFEERAANFENHAARLGATAEKAAAVGTANKTTVEGIQATVKSARELTPQVVSAARILLRNPGNQAAYEHFETMKNQWIDNVEKMTGLVDEAIDTKSLLDASEEAIKKDLDKCKVAMANMQPQMLVAGATSIARRANRILLVAKREVENSEDPKFREAVKAASDELSKTISPMVMDAKAVAGNISDPGLQKSFLDSGYRILGAVAKVREAFQPQEPDFPPPPPDLEQLHLTDELAPPKPPLPEGEVPPPRPPPPEEKDEEFPEQKAGEAINQPMMMAARQLHDEARKWSSKGNDIIAAAKRMALLMAEMSRLVRGGSGNKRALIQCAKDIAKASDEVTRLAKEVAKQCTDKRIRTNLLQVCERIPTISTQLKILSTVKATMLGRTNISDEESEQATEMLVHNAQNLMQSVKETVREAEAASIKIRTDAGFTLRWVRKTPWYQ, from the exons GTTGGAAAAGAGACTGTGCAGACAACAGAAGACCAGATCTTGAAAAGGGATATGCCACCAGCATTTATCAA AGTGGAGAATGCCTGTACCAAACTTGTTCAGGCAGCCCAGATGCTGCAAGCAGATCCTTATTCAGTACCAGCTCGTGACTATCTAATTGATGGATCAAGAGGCATCCTGTCTGGAACATCAGACTTACTTCTGACATTTGATGAAGCAGAG GTCCGTAAAATCATCCGTGTCTGCAAAGGAATATTGGAATATCTGACGGTGGCAGAAGTAGTAGAGACTATGGAGGATTTGGTTACATACACAAAGAATCTAGGGCCAG GAATGACAAAGATGGCCAAAATGATTGATGAGAGGCAACAGGAGTTAACTCATCAGGAACATAGGGTGATGCTGGTAAACTCCATGAATACTGTGAAGGAGCTACTGCCAGTACTTATTTCAG CTATGAAGATTTTCGTAACCACAAAAAATTCTAAAAGCCAGGGAATAGAAGAGGCATTGAAAAATCGCAATTTCACAGTAGAGAAAATGAGTGCTGAGATAAATGAAATAATCCGTGTATTACAACTCACTTCCTGGGATGAAGATGCATGGGCGAGCAAG GACACTGAAGCCATGAAAAGAGCTCTAGCCTTAATAGATTCAAAGATGAACCAGGCAAAAGGTTGGCTGAGAGATCCAAATGCACCTCCAG GAGATGCTGGTGAGCAAGCAATAAGACAGATCCTTGATGAAGCTGGAAAAGCAGGAGAACTGTGTGCAGGCAAAGAACGCAGAGAGATTCTGGGAACATGCAAAACGCTGGGCCAGATAACTGATCAGCTGTCTGACCTCCGAGCTAG AGGACAGGGTGCTACCCCCATGGCCATGCAGAAGGCGCAGCAGGTGTCACAGGGTTTGGATTTGCTCACTGCGAAAGTGGAGAATGCAGCCCGCAAATTGGAGGCCATGACAAACTCTAAGCAGGCAATTGCTAAGAAGATTGATGCTGCTCAG AATTGGCTTGCAGATCCTAATGGGGGCAGTGAAGGAGAAGAACATATTCGGGGAATTATGGCTGAAGCAAGGAAAGTTGCTGAATTATGTGAGGAGCCTAAAGAAAGAGATGATATCCTTCGTTCTTTGGGGGAAATCTCTGCTTTGACAGCTAAGCTATCAGATCTGCGGCGACA TGGGAAAGGTGACTCTCCTGAGGCCCGTACATTGGCTAAGCAAATAGCTACAGCGCTTCAGAATTTACAGTCTAAAACAAACAGGGCTGTAGCAAATACGAGGCCAGTTAAAGCAGCCGTCCATTTGGAGGGCAAGATCGAGCAAGCACAGAGGTGGATAGACAATCCTACAGTTGCTGATCGGGGAGTAG GCCAGGCAGCAATTCGGGGTCTGGTTGCAGAAGGCCGTCGTTTAGCCAATGTCATGATGGGACCTTATCGTCAAGACCTGCTTGCCAAATGTGACCGTGTGGACCAGCTGGCTGCTCAGCTGGCTGACCTTGCAGcgagaggggagggagagtctcCTCAGGCCAGGGCAATTGCTGCTCAGCTCCAGGACTCACTGAAG gatcTTAAAACACGGATGCAAGAGGCAATGACCCAAGAGGTTTCTGATATTTTCAGTGACACCACAACTCCTATTAAATTGCTAGCAGTAGCAGCCACTGCTCCTTCCGATGCTCCCAATAGAGAAGAG GTGTTTGAGGAAAGAGCAGCAAACTTTGAAAACCATGCTGCTAGACTGGGAGCTACAGCAGAAAAAGCAGCTGCAGTTGGAACTGCGAATAAAACTACCGTGGAGGGCATCCAAGCAACAGTGAAGTCAGCAAGGGAACTTACCCCACAG GTAGTATCAGCTGCTCGTATCCTCCTGAGAAATCCTGGAAATCAAGCTGCTTATGAACATTTTGAGACAATGAAAAACCAATGGATTGATAATGTAGAAAAAATGACAG GGCTGGTGGATGAAGCCATTGATACAAAATCTCTGTTGGATGCATCAGAAGAGGCTATTAAGAAAGATCTTGATAAATGTAAAGTTGCGATGGCTAATATGCAACCTCAGATGCTGGTAGCTGGTGCCACCAGCATTGCTAGACGAGCAAACCGCATCCTACTAGTAGCAAAACGGGAGGTTGAAAATTCAGAAGACCCTAAATTCCGTGAGGCTGTTAAAGCAGCCTCTGATGAGCTGAGCAAAACCATATCACCAATGGTAATGGATGCTAAAGCTGTGGCAGGAAACATTTCCGATCCTG GTTTGCAGAAGAGTTTCTTGGATTCTGGATACAGAATTCTGGGAGCTGTGGCCAAAGTTAGAGAGGCCTTCCAGCCTCAGGAACCAgactttccccctcctcctcctgacCTTGAGCAGCTTCAT ctGACTGATGAACTTGCTCCTCCAAAACCACCACTTCCAGAAGGTGAGGTTCCCCCACCCAGACCTCCACCACCTGAAGAAAAGGATGAAGAGTTCCCAGAGCAGAAAGCGGGAGAAGCTATTAATCAGCCAATGATGATGGCTGCTAGGCAGTTGCATGATGAAGCCCGGAAATGGTCTAGCAAG GGTAATGACATCATTGCTGCTGCTAAACGAATGGCGCTGCTAATGGCGGAGATGTCGCGCCTGGTGAGAGGAGGCAGTGGAAACAAGCGTGCCCTTATTCAGTGTGCAAAGGATATTGCTAAGGCATCAGATGAAGTCACTCGGTTAGCCAAAGAGGTGGCAAAGCAGTGCACTGACAAGCGCATCAGAACAAACCTCTTGCAG GTCTGTGAGCGAATCCCAACCATCAGCACACAACTCAAAATTCTTTCCACTGTCAAAGCCACCATGCTGGGCAGAACTAATATCAGTGATGAAGAGTCGGAACAG GCAACTGAGATGTTGGTTCATAATGCCCAGAATCTCATGCAGTCTGTGAAGGAAACTGTGAGAGAAGCTGAAGCAGCATCCATTAAAATAAGAACAGATGCTGGATTCACTCTTCGCTGGGTCAGAAAGACCCCATGGTATCAGTAA
- the VCL gene encoding vinculin isoform X3 translates to MPVFHTRTIESILEPVAQQISHLVIMHEEGEVDGKAIPDLTAPVSAVQAAVSNLVRVGKETVQTTEDQILKRDMPPAFIKVENACTKLVQAAQMLQADPYSVPARDYLIDGSRGILSGTSDLLLTFDEAEVRKIIRVCKGILEYLTVAEVVETMEDLVTYTKNLGPGMTKMAKMIDERQQELTHQEHRVMLVNSMNTVKELLPVLISAMKIFVTTKNSKSQGIEEALKNRNFTVEKMSAEINEIIRVLQLTSWDEDAWASKKDTEAMKRALALIDSKMNQAKGWLRDPNAPPGDAGEQAIRQILDEAGKAGELCAGKERREILGTCKTLGQITDQLSDLRARGQGATPMAMQKAQQVSQGLDLLTAKVENAARKLEAMTNSKQAIAKKIDAAQNWLADPNGGSEGEEHIRGIMAEARKVAELCEEPKERDDILRSLGEISALTAKLSDLRRHGKGDSPEARTLAKQIATALQNLQSKTNRAVANTRPVKAAVHLEGKIEQAQRWIDNPTVADRGVGQAAIRGLVAEGRRLANVMMGPYRQDLLAKCDRVDQLAAQLADLAARGEGESPQARAIAAQLQDSLKDLKTRMQEAMTQEVSDIFSDTTTPIKLLAVAATAPSDAPNREEVFEERAANFENHAARLGATAEKAAAVGTANKTTVEGIQATVKSARELTPQVVSAARILLRNPGNQAAYEHFETMKNQWIDNVEKMTGLVDEAIDTKSLLDASEEAIKKDLDKCKVAMANMQPQMLVAGATSIARRANRILLVAKREVENSEDPKFREAVKAASDELSKTISPMVMDAKAVAGNISDPGLQKSFLDSGYRILGAVAKVREAFQPQEPDFPPPPPDLEQLHLTDELAPPKPPLPEGEVPPPRPPPPEEKDEEFPEQKAGEAINQPMMMAARQLHDEARKWSSKGNDIIAAAKRMALLMAEMSRLVRGGSGNKRALIQCAKDIAKASDEVTRLAKEVAKQCTDKRIRTNLLQVCERIPTISTQLKILSTVKATMLGRTNISDEESEQATEMLVHNAQNLMQSVKETVREAEAASIKIRTDAGFTLRWVRKTPWYQ, encoded by the exons GTTGGAAAAGAGACTGTGCAGACAACAGAAGACCAGATCTTGAAAAGGGATATGCCACCAGCATTTATCAA AGTGGAGAATGCCTGTACCAAACTTGTTCAGGCAGCCCAGATGCTGCAAGCAGATCCTTATTCAGTACCAGCTCGTGACTATCTAATTGATGGATCAAGAGGCATCCTGTCTGGAACATCAGACTTACTTCTGACATTTGATGAAGCAGAG GTCCGTAAAATCATCCGTGTCTGCAAAGGAATATTGGAATATCTGACGGTGGCAGAAGTAGTAGAGACTATGGAGGATTTGGTTACATACACAAAGAATCTAGGGCCAG GAATGACAAAGATGGCCAAAATGATTGATGAGAGGCAACAGGAGTTAACTCATCAGGAACATAGGGTGATGCTGGTAAACTCCATGAATACTGTGAAGGAGCTACTGCCAGTACTTATTTCAG CTATGAAGATTTTCGTAACCACAAAAAATTCTAAAAGCCAGGGAATAGAAGAGGCATTGAAAAATCGCAATTTCACAGTAGAGAAAATGAGTGCTGAGATAAATGAAATAATCCGTGTATTACAACTCACTTCCTGGGATGAAGATGCATGGGCGAGCAAG AAGGACACTGAAGCCATGAAAAGAGCTCTAGCCTTAATAGATTCAAAGATGAACCAGGCAAAAGGTTGGCTGAGAGATCCAAATGCACCTCCAG GAGATGCTGGTGAGCAAGCAATAAGACAGATCCTTGATGAAGCTGGAAAAGCAGGAGAACTGTGTGCAGGCAAAGAACGCAGAGAGATTCTGGGAACATGCAAAACGCTGGGCCAGATAACTGATCAGCTGTCTGACCTCCGAGCTAG AGGACAGGGTGCTACCCCCATGGCCATGCAGAAGGCGCAGCAGGTGTCACAGGGTTTGGATTTGCTCACTGCGAAAGTGGAGAATGCAGCCCGCAAATTGGAGGCCATGACAAACTCTAAGCAGGCAATTGCTAAGAAGATTGATGCTGCTCAG AATTGGCTTGCAGATCCTAATGGGGGCAGTGAAGGAGAAGAACATATTCGGGGAATTATGGCTGAAGCAAGGAAAGTTGCTGAATTATGTGAGGAGCCTAAAGAAAGAGATGATATCCTTCGTTCTTTGGGGGAAATCTCTGCTTTGACAGCTAAGCTATCAGATCTGCGGCGACA TGGGAAAGGTGACTCTCCTGAGGCCCGTACATTGGCTAAGCAAATAGCTACAGCGCTTCAGAATTTACAGTCTAAAACAAACAGGGCTGTAGCAAATACGAGGCCAGTTAAAGCAGCCGTCCATTTGGAGGGCAAGATCGAGCAAGCACAGAGGTGGATAGACAATCCTACAGTTGCTGATCGGGGAGTAG GCCAGGCAGCAATTCGGGGTCTGGTTGCAGAAGGCCGTCGTTTAGCCAATGTCATGATGGGACCTTATCGTCAAGACCTGCTTGCCAAATGTGACCGTGTGGACCAGCTGGCTGCTCAGCTGGCTGACCTTGCAGcgagaggggagggagagtctcCTCAGGCCAGGGCAATTGCTGCTCAGCTCCAGGACTCACTGAAG gatcTTAAAACACGGATGCAAGAGGCAATGACCCAAGAGGTTTCTGATATTTTCAGTGACACCACAACTCCTATTAAATTGCTAGCAGTAGCAGCCACTGCTCCTTCCGATGCTCCCAATAGAGAAGAG GTGTTTGAGGAAAGAGCAGCAAACTTTGAAAACCATGCTGCTAGACTGGGAGCTACAGCAGAAAAAGCAGCTGCAGTTGGAACTGCGAATAAAACTACCGTGGAGGGCATCCAAGCAACAGTGAAGTCAGCAAGGGAACTTACCCCACAG GTAGTATCAGCTGCTCGTATCCTCCTGAGAAATCCTGGAAATCAAGCTGCTTATGAACATTTTGAGACAATGAAAAACCAATGGATTGATAATGTAGAAAAAATGACAG GGCTGGTGGATGAAGCCATTGATACAAAATCTCTGTTGGATGCATCAGAAGAGGCTATTAAGAAAGATCTTGATAAATGTAAAGTTGCGATGGCTAATATGCAACCTCAGATGCTGGTAGCTGGTGCCACCAGCATTGCTAGACGAGCAAACCGCATCCTACTAGTAGCAAAACGGGAGGTTGAAAATTCAGAAGACCCTAAATTCCGTGAGGCTGTTAAAGCAGCCTCTGATGAGCTGAGCAAAACCATATCACCAATGGTAATGGATGCTAAAGCTGTGGCAGGAAACATTTCCGATCCTG GTTTGCAGAAGAGTTTCTTGGATTCTGGATACAGAATTCTGGGAGCTGTGGCCAAAGTTAGAGAGGCCTTCCAGCCTCAGGAACCAgactttccccctcctcctcctgacCTTGAGCAGCTTCAT ctGACTGATGAACTTGCTCCTCCAAAACCACCACTTCCAGAAGGTGAGGTTCCCCCACCCAGACCTCCACCACCTGAAGAAAAGGATGAAGAGTTCCCAGAGCAGAAAGCGGGAGAAGCTATTAATCAGCCAATGATGATGGCTGCTAGGCAGTTGCATGATGAAGCCCGGAAATGGTCTAGCAAG GGTAATGACATCATTGCTGCTGCTAAACGAATGGCGCTGCTAATGGCGGAGATGTCGCGCCTGGTGAGAGGAGGCAGTGGAAACAAGCGTGCCCTTATTCAGTGTGCAAAGGATATTGCTAAGGCATCAGATGAAGTCACTCGGTTAGCCAAAGAGGTGGCAAAGCAGTGCACTGACAAGCGCATCAGAACAAACCTCTTGCAG GTCTGTGAGCGAATCCCAACCATCAGCACACAACTCAAAATTCTTTCCACTGTCAAAGCCACCATGCTGGGCAGAACTAATATCAGTGATGAAGAGTCGGAACAG GCAACTGAGATGTTGGTTCATAATGCCCAGAATCTCATGCAGTCTGTGAAGGAAACTGTGAGAGAAGCTGAAGCAGCATCCATTAAAATAAGAACAGATGCTGGATTCACTCTTCGCTGGGTCAGAAAGACCCCATGGTATCAGTAA